From the genome of Sinanaerobacter sp. ZZT-01:
GGTTTTCCTGTTCCTGGTGGTCTGGCTTTGACAATATCATTTTTTACACCATGGACAGATAAAATGAAAGAGACCGAGGAATGGAAATCCCTTATTTCAGAAGTTACAAAGGAAAAATGCGATGCTTTAAAAGCTTTGGCGGAGAACTTAACTTTTAGCGTGGAACAAAAAATGTTGCTTTCTGCAGAAATGAAGAATATTAACTCAGATTTTTTTGCTGTTCGTTCTTCTTCGCCAGAGGAGGATTTGCAGGGAATAAGCTTCGCGGGTATGTATGAAACGTTTTTGGGTGTAACTACAGCAACGATTGAAAGATATGTTGCGAAAGCATTTGCTTCTATGTTTGATTTCCGTGTAATGGAGTATAAGGATCAACATGGTATCCCTGTTGCAAACACAAGGATTGCTATAATTATTCAAAAGCAACTTTATTCGTCAATTAGCGGTATTGGTTTTTCAGTAAATCCACATAACAACAGCTATGATGAAGTAATGATAAATGCGTCCTTTGGGTTGGGTGAATATATTGTTTCCGGTAAGGTCTCTCCTGATAGCTATATTGTTAATACTGCTCAGAATAGAATCCCTTATAAGAAAATCAATGAGAAAAAAGTTGCAATTTATCTTAATAAAGATGGCGGAATAAAGGAATCAATTTGTGAGGCTGCAAAGGAACAGGCACTAACGGATGAACAGATTCTTGAGCTTGCGAAGATGATTAAAAAATGTGAAGGCTATTACGGGTCTCCTATTGATACAGAATGGGCCTATGAAAATGGCAAGCTTTATCTTTTGCAATCTCGCCCAATTACAACCTACTTTCCCCTTTATGAAGAACTTTTGAGTAAACCAAATGAACGCAAAGAGCTTTATCTTGATATTATAAAAATGACGCAAGGTTTCCAATGGTCTATGAGTGAGCTAGGTGGTGATATTTTCTGTGAGCTTGTAAATAAAGCAAAGCAGGGTATGTTTCCTGTGGGAAAGGATGGAGCTGTTTACGATTGTCATGGAAGAATATATATACTTCTTGGGAATTTAGGTAAGACTTTTGGCGAGTCAAGAGTTAAAAAAATAATTTCATCGGTTGATCCAACTTCTGCAAGAATATTTTCCTGTTTTTCATTTGAGGATTATATTCCAAAGTATAAACCTGAAAAACTAAAAGGTACTTTGGGAAAAGGTTTGAAGTTAGGTGCGAAAATGAGCCCCTCTATAATTTCGGCAGCCATCAATTTTGAAAAAACGGTACAAGAATATTACAAAGCTACCGATTACAGCATTGAAAAGTTGGATAAATTGCGTAATAGTAGCGATGATTTCGCTAGGCAGATTGATGTTGCCTTTGAAGTTTTTGATAATTTAGTGTTTAAAATGATGCCTATAATGCTTGCGATGAATGCTACAATATCGCTCAAAAAGATGTTTAAGGATAAAACCTGGGAAGGAGATATTATCTCACTCAGCATGGATTTGAAAGGAAATCCTACAAGTAAAATGGGATATAAACAAGTTGAACTTGCTTCATTTCCAGAGTTTATCGAAGTCAAAAGTTTTGACGAGTTTTCTAAAAAGCTGAGAGACAAAGAATTTTCTACGGAGTTTATGGAGGCTTATGCTCATTATATGAAGCTGTACGGTTGCCGAGGTATCGGTGAAATTGATATTGCAAGCGTGAGAACTCGCGAGAATATTGAGGGATTTTATACCATGCTAAAACAACTTAATATTTACGATAATGCGTTGATTAAGGTTAGAGACAAGAAAAAATCTGCTTATGACAGACTTTTAAGAGAGGCCATAAAAATCGGCAAAAGGGAAAAATTCTTAAAGCTTGCAAAGCAGATTGAATGGATGGGTCTTCGTGAACACCCCAAATATATGTATGTCTATGCTATTGATGTTTTAAGGCATAATGTACTCAAAATTGCAGAGCAATTTGTTTTAGAGGGAAGGCTAAATAAGGTTGAGGATGTATTTTATCTTACGAGAGAGGAAATTACAAAAGCGCAAAAAGATAAAAGCCTAGACCTTATTCCATTTATAAATGAGGAGAAGAAAATCCGCAAGCTAACTGAAAACGTGAAAAATTGGCCTACCATCTTCAATTCCAGAGGCGAGATTTTTATTGCTAAAAGAGAGGCAAAGGAAGGGGAACTTTTAGGGGAGCCTGTTTCACCCGGTGTTGTAAGGGGCAGAGCTAAGATTCTTCATGAACCGTTTGAGAAAAAGTTGGAAAAAGGTGAAATCCTTGTAACAATTACAACAGAGCCGAGTTGGACGCCGATTTTTATTAATGCTTGTGCCGTTGTAATGGAGATCGGTG
Proteins encoded in this window:
- a CDS encoding PEP/pyruvate-binding domain-containing protein — encoded protein: MNKVYNFNSKTIPLLSEVGGKAKALIETTNAGFPVPGGLALTISFFTPWTDKMKETEEWKSLISEVTKEKCDALKALAENLTFSVEQKMLLSAEMKNINSDFFAVRSSSPEEDLQGISFAGMYETFLGVTTATIERYVAKAFASMFDFRVMEYKDQHGIPVANTRIAIIIQKQLYSSISGIGFSVNPHNNSYDEVMINASFGLGEYIVSGKVSPDSYIVNTAQNRIPYKKINEKKVAIYLNKDGGIKESICEAAKEQALTDEQILELAKMIKKCEGYYGSPIDTEWAYENGKLYLLQSRPITTYFPLYEELLSKPNERKELYLDIIKMTQGFQWSMSELGGDIFCELVNKAKQGMFPVGKDGAVYDCHGRIYILLGNLGKTFGESRVKKIISSVDPTSARIFSCFSFEDYIPKYKPEKLKGTLGKGLKLGAKMSPSIISAAINFEKTVQEYYKATDYSIEKLDKLRNSSDDFARQIDVAFEVFDNLVFKMMPIMLAMNATISLKKMFKDKTWEGDIISLSMDLKGNPTSKMGYKQVELASFPEFIEVKSFDEFSKKLRDKEFSTEFMEAYAHYMKLYGCRGIGEIDIASVRTRENIEGFYTMLKQLNIYDNALIKVRDKKKSAYDRLLREAIKIGKREKFLKLAKQIEWMGLREHPKYMYVYAIDVLRHNVLKIAEQFVLEGRLNKVEDVFYLTREEITKAQKDKSLDLIPFINEEKKIRKLTENVKNWPTIFNSRGEIFIAKREAKEGELLGEPVSPGVVRGRAKILHEPFEKKLEKGEILVTITTEPSWTPIFINACAVVMEIGGALQHGAIIAREYGLPCVTGIEKATEMIKDGDLIEVDGTNGFVKIIQEK